The DNA window TCTGGTATCCCAGATTCTATTATTTATAAGAAATAAAGGGATAACCGATGTTTCTGAATAATAAATTCATAGATAAGTATCAGGTAAAAGTAAAAAATCAGAATAAACTTTTTGTTAATGTAATTCTGCCAATTTCATTTATTAATATTACGATTGTTACATTCCATTTTTATAGCTCAATAAATTCTTATATCATAAAGAAGATATACATTTCATTAATAAATAAAGTTAAGATTTGTGGGGTTATCAGAAAAAGTTGATTGTTCAATCGAGTTTATCTAAGATTTCACTATACCAGCTCAAACAGACAATAGTTCAAAAGGTTTGTCTTGAAGCTTTTTCAATTAATATTACTTTTTTTGGTTAGCTGAAGGGTTAAAAATAATTAGCCCTATAAACAAGGGATGTGTTTATAATCAATAATAAAGATATTAAAAATAAATCACAAAAAAGGTATGACTTTTTTGAAGAGATAGCAGAAACGAGTACATCGTATATAACTAAAGTGGATAAAAACGGCTATATTGAATACGTCAACCCTGCCGCTAAAAAAGTACTGGGGTTAGCAGAAAATCATACACTGGGGGGCAGCCACAAGGATTAGAAATGGGTTGTAAAAGATTTTGAAGGGAATCATTATCCTGAAAAAAATTTACCGTTCAATCTTGTCAAAAAAGACCTTAAACCTGTATATAACCTCAGACTTGCAATTGAATGGCCTGATGATGGACAAAGGCAATATTTAAACATAAATTCAGCACCGACTTTTGACGAAGATGGCAATTTTGATGGAATTGTATCATCGATAGATGATGAAACAGAAAAAGTTGCAAAGGATAAAAAACTAAAAGAAAGTGAACAAAAATTCCGTAATTATGTAGAGAATTCACCCATAGGAATTTTTGTAGTCCAAAAAAATGGATATATAATAGATGTAAATCCTGCTGCACAATCCATAACAGGTTATTCCAGAACAGAGCTACTTTCAATGCCCTTTTTTAATTTGTATCCACCTGATGAAAATGATCAAGTCATATACTTTTTTAATAAACTATTAAGGACAGGTAAATCATTTCTTGAATTGCCCTTTATTACAAAAGGTGGCGAACGAAGATACTGGTATTTGGATGCTGTTAAAATTGCAGACAATCAATATATAGGATATGCAACAGACATAACTGAACGCAAAAATTCAGAAGAACATATCAAACAGCAAAGAGAACAGATACTGGAGTTTGAACAAACTAAGAAACTGGAACTGCATCACAGAATAAAAAACAATCTTCAGGTGGTATCCAGTCTCCTTGATCTACAATCGAGCAAATTTGAGGACGAAGAGGTTAACGATGCTTTCAGAGATACTCAAAACCGTGTAGATTCAATTGCACTTGTACATAAAAATTTATATGAAACCAAAAATCTGGAATATATAAATACTAACGATTATATAAAAGAATTAGTTGAACATCTTATATATCTGTATAATGGAAATGATATCAGCCTAAATATCGATATCCAGGACATAAATTTTGGGTTCGATACCATCATCCCACTTGGTATGATAATCAATGAATTGATATCTAATACTTTGAAATACGCTTTCAAAAACGATGAAAAAGGCGACATAATTATTAATTTGTATAAGGACTACTCTGGTTATACATTAATAGTAGGAGATACTGGAAAAGGTCTCAATGAAGATATAGACATCACTAATTCTGATTCACTCGGTTTCCAGCTTATAAACAGTCTGGTTGAACAAATTGATGGGACTTTTGAACTGGATACAACCAGTGGTACAAAATTCATCATTAAATTCTAAGGTTTATAATCCAAAGTTACGTATCCAAATCATTATCAATTGTTACTTTTTCACATTCAATTATTTCTTTTGGAATCCAAACTCCCTGTTGATATGCATCCAGCATCAGATATTCATCACCGATTTCATTAAGAACAGTGGAGTGATTTTTGAATTCAATACCGTTGTTTTCCAGATACTTGTTTGGAATATTAAAATAAACTAAATGTTTATCTGTTTTATCTATGAGTATTTTTTTAAAGTTATAGTTAATCTATTTAGTAATTGTATTCAACTCTAAATATATAAATGAATATTTAACATATATAGTTATGGGTTTAAAGATGGTTAATTAGTTAACCTTAAGTTTATAACCTGATAGAAGAGCATTACATACACCTCTTTGCAACCAATTTTTGTTTATATAAATCTTTAGCCTATAAAATTAATATTAAAAAGATAATATGGGAACAATCAGAGTTTATTTTGCTTCGATTTTCCCATAAGGATTGTTTTCGTAATACTCCGCAAAATCGGTTAATGAGGTGTTCGCTATACCAGAATCAGTTTTGGAACTAAAAAGCAATCGGGATATACTGGGTTTATTCAAATAGATTACATCAGGTTCACCTCTAATATCTCCAAGCTCTGCTGCAAGATTTATGGACTCATAGAGGTTACCGAACTTATCCACTAATCCAAGTTCCTTTGCTCTCATACCAGTATATATTCGCCCATCCGATATTTCATTAACAAAACTACGGTTTAGGTCACGATTTTCTGCTACATGGTCTACAAAATTTTTGTATATCTCCTGCACAATTTTATTGGCATAATTTCTCTCTTCTTCTGTCAAACCTCGCCATGGTGCTCCCATGTCCTTGAGTTCACCGGATTTGATTACCTCATGTTCTATTCCTTCTTCATCGTAGAATTCAGATCTGTTCTGGAACGTCCATATAACTCCAATACTTCCAGTCATAGTTGATGGATTAGCCATTATAACATCTGCAGGTGCTGACACATAGTATGCAGCACTTGCTGCTACATCCCCCATTGATACAACAACAGGTATACCCTTGTCCTTTGCTCTTTCTATTTCTCTGGATATCTCCTCTGCAGCAGATGGAGACCCGCCGGGACTGTTTACACGCATGACGATTGCCTTTACATCACTTCTGTCTGAGGCTTTCCGAATACTACTGGCTACATCTTCAGAAGTGGAGTAGCCTATACCACCGGGAATACTTCCAGTAATCATAGTTCCCTGTACATGTATTACTGCAACTTTATCATTTGTAGAATACAGGTCTCCATCAAAGGTATAAACAATTGCCGCAAAACTTGCTGCAATAATAGTAATTAGTAAAAAGAAAATAGTCAGATACTGGCGTTTACGCCCTTTTCTTTTTATGGTTTCTTCTTTGTTAAATTTAGAATCAGGCTCATGGATATTTTTTTCCTGTGATTGCTCCTGATATTTATAGGAAAAATTTGAAGTATCTGAATTATAATTAAAAAATTCAACCGGTTCCTCTTCGTTTTGACCTTCAAAGTTCTGGAAATTATCGCCGGGATTCATTTAATTCCTCTTATACCAGTTACAATATATTGGTATTACATTAAAAGTCTTGCCTTCAAAAACCTTCTATCACCTGTTGCAAGCGAAATATATTTTATAGTTGTATATCATTCGATATAAATCGATAAATTAGTAATTCATGGGAGTAAATATGACAAAATTTCCAACCGATAAACCTGTACTTGTAACCTGTGGACTGCCTTACGCCAACGGTAAAGCACACATAGGACATCTGCGTACCTACATACCTGCCGATATATACGTAAGGGCTCTGAAAAAACATGGGCAGGATGTTACCTTTGTCTGTGGTTCAGACACTCATGGTACACCCATTGTTTTCAATGCCGAGGAATACAATACCACACCTGAAGAACTTATAAAAACATACCACAAACATTTTGATGATATATTCAAATCAATGAATGTCTATTTTGACGCTTTTGGCACAACTGAGGATGCCACCAACCACAATCGAACCCATGCAATTGTAAACAAGCTTATTGATAATGGTTACGTCTACTCAAAAACAATCGAAATTGCCTACTGTCCAGTATGTGACAGATACCTTCCTGACAGATACGTCAAAGGTAAATGCCCCCACTGTGCTGAAGCAGCAAGAGGTGATGAATGTGATCAGGGTTGTGGTAAACACCTTGAACCGGGAGAACTGGAAAGTCCAGTCTGCACCCTTTGCGGAGATGCTGCTGAATATAAAGAACAGGAACACTACTTTTTCAAACTTTCTCAATTCCAGGATTTCCTCCAGAACTATCTGGAAAATCTTGAAGGTACATCAAATGCAAGAAATTATGCCATGGGATGGGTAAAAAAAGGCCTTGATGACTGGTGTATTACAAGAAACCTTGAATGGGGCGTGAAATTCCCAGGGCGTGATGATCTGGTCGTTTATGTCTGGGTGGATGCACCTATTGGATACATATCCTTTACCGAGGAATGGGCAAACGCTAACAACGAAAGCTGGGAAAAAATCTGGAAAGATGACTCCCGCATTGTTCATTTTATTGGAGGGGATATTATTTACCATCACTGTATTTTCTGGCCTGCCATGTTAAAAGGTGCAGAATATACCCAGCCCTGGTCGGTTGTAGCCTCTGGAATGCTCAAGATTGAAAACAAGACTTTTTCAAAGAGCAGAGGATATGTAGTATGGGTTGAAGAAGATTATCTCAATCATGGATTCCATCCTGACTTGCTGAGATATTACCTTGCTACCTATACATCACATACCAAAGAACTGAATTTCTCCTGGCCGTTCTTCCAGGAAAAAATCAATTCTGAACTTGTCGGTGTTTTTGGTAATTTCTTTTACAGGTCATTATTATTCGCCTACAAAAATTTTGGATACATCCCAGAAGGTGAAATTGAGTCCGATGTCCTGGATAATATCCAGTCCACAATAGATGGATACACAGAAGCAATGGAGAATTACGAATTCAAAAAAGCCATTGATACCGCACTGTCACTTGCATCCTATGGAAACACCTATTTCCAGTCCAATGAACCATGGAGGTTAATCAAGGAAGATAAAACTGAATGTGGCAGAGTGATTGCAAACTGTATACAGATAGCCAAAGCTCTTGTCGTCCTGTTTGAACCAGTAGTTCCCGAAAAGATGGAAGATGCATGGAAACAGATTGGCATGTCAAGTGATGTCCACGCATCCAGATACAGTGATGCCACAGAACTGGTTGAAAGCAATACACCAATACCAAAACCCAGGATTTTGTTCAAGAAAATCGAAGATGAAAAGATAGAAGAAATGGAAAAGATATCATCTGACAGGGTTAAAAAGGCACAGGAAAAAGAACATGAAAAGGGTATGAGAGAAGATAAAATGGAATCCGAGGAAAATATAAACTTTGATGATTTCTCAAAGATGGACATAAGGGTTGGAAAAATTGTCAATGCAGAAAAAGTTGAAAAATCCAATAAATTACTCCGCCTGGAAGTTGATATTGGTGAAAATTCCCCAAGACAGGTAGTTGCAGGAATTGCAAAAACTCACAATCCAGAGGAAATTATTGGACATCAGGTCGTTGTTCTTGCAAATATGGAACCAGCAAAACTATGCGGTGTGGATTCCAAAGGTATGGTTCTTGCAGGAGAAGACAACGGTGCTGTATTACTAAAACCGGAAAGAGAGGTAACTCTCGGAACAAAAATAGGCTAAGGTAGGGATTTATTTTCCCTTCCCTTTTTCATTTAACTTTTTCTTCCATCACCAGTTCCAGATAGGATTTTCGTATGGAATCCTTTTCTTCAATACCCAGTTTATTCAGAAATTCAAAAATTTTGCTGCTGTTGTGTTCAATATCCGAACCTGGTTCTGATTCCAATTCAACTTCAATAAACTCACCGAGCTGTTCAACGGAATCAAGAGCAATTACAAAATCATCCAGTTTATAAACTTCTCTTTCCTTTTCGACAATACCATATTCCCTGAAACCGAGAGACAGGAGAATATTACGCATGTTTTCAGAATCTACAGGAGTTTCAAATTCCTCACGGGTTTTGGATACACTGTCCATCTTTTTTCCTTTATAGGTAAGGAATGTCTTATTGTCCCTTGAACGTATCCTGAGAGCCTCATCAGTGCTGGCAAAATCCCGATGCGGTGCGTTGTAGTAACTGTCAAAATGGTGCTCGGTTTCAATAAAACGAGCACCCTCATCTTCAAGCATTTTCCTTGCGGTTTCAAGGTCTGTGCGGGCTTTTACTTCTACTTCAATCATTTTTATCAGGTGCAAATTTGGTTCCGTAGTATATCATTCCTTTGTCTCCGCTTTCACCAAGTTTTCTGAAAACAGGTTTCACTCGCATACCAATATACATCTCTTCAGGGTCTGCTACTATAGGACTTGTAAGGCTTGCTCCTTCATCCAGTTTAACTATAGCAAGTGGATAGGGAGACTGATTTTCAAATCCTTCTGCAGCACTATGAATAATTGTATAAGTCACAACTTCACCTTTACCTTCAAACCTATGTGACTCAAGCTTACCCTCACGTCTACAGGTGGGGCACATAGACCTTGGCGGATAGAAATATTCATCACAACTGTTACAATGGGTACCTTCCAGATTGTACCTGTTAACCTGATTTCTCCAGAATCTTACAACTGACATTGATATCACCTTTTATTTGACAGAATATGCACAACAGCAGTAGCACCTGATCCTCCAACATTATGAGTCATTCCGATTTCAGCATTTTCTACCTGACGTTTACCTGCTTCGCCTCTAAGCTGGTGGACTATTTCAACCGCCTGTTTTACACCTGTAGCTCCTACCGGATGACCGCATGACTTCAACCCACCAGAAGTGTTTACTGGTATTTGTCCGTTGACTGCGGTATATCCATCTTCAGTGTATTTACCACCTTCTCCTTTCTTAACAAACCCAAGGTCTTCGATGGCACATATTTCTGCTATGGTGAAACAATCATGGACTTCTGCAACATCTATATCCTCAGGTCTCAGGTTTGCCATATCATAGGCTCTTTTACCTGCAGCAACAGTTGCATCCAGTGTAGTAATATCTCTTCTATCATGAAGTGCGATTGTATCACTTGCCTGCGCACTTGCCTTTATGTAAATCGGATTATCAGTATATTCATGTGCTACTTCTGCAGGAGCAAGGACAAGTGCAGCTGCTCCGTCTGTAATCGGTGAACAATCAAAGATATGCAGAGGGTCTGCCACCATGATAGAATTCAACACCGATTCCCTGGTAATTTTTTTCTTATACTGGGATATCGGATTCATAGAACCGTTTAGATGGTTTTTAACAGCAACATCTGCCAGCTGTTCACTGGTCGTTCCGTATTTATGGATATGCTTTCTGGCAATCATCGCATATAAACCCGGGAATGTTGCTCCCATAATACCTTCCCATTCTCTATCTGACGCCGCAGCAAGTGCAGATGAAGCTGCTGCAGAGTTGACATCAGTCATTTTTTCAACACCAGCAGCTACTACAAAGTCCTGGTATCCTGATGCAACAGCCATTACTCCCTGACGAAGAGCAAGTCCACCTGAAGCACATGCCGCCTCTACCCGGGTAGAGGGGATATGAAGGTTTCTTGCAAGACCGGAATAATCGGCTATCAACGCTCCGATGTGCTCCTGGTCAACAAATTGTCCTCCACTCATATTCCCTACATAAAGCCCGTCTATTTCATCTCCACTAATTCCTGCGTCTTTTATAGCTCCTACTCCAGCTTCAACAAAGATATCTCTAAATGAATAATCCCACAATTCTCCAAATTTTGTACTTTTTATACCGATAATCGCAACATCTCTCATAACTAACCCCTCTTTTTGTAATCACGAACGTTTTAACTTGCCTTTGTGCTTTGCATACTTTGCATAATCTACATACACCGGGTCTTTCAACTGGTCCCAGACTTTTGGTGAATATTTCTGGAATTGTTCCATTTTATCTGTAACCTTTATACTGAAAGCGTCTGCTCCCGCACCTGAACCGAATGCTGTAGCAAATATTCTGTCACCGGGTTTTGCCTGGTCAAGGGTAGCAGCAATACCCATCATACATGAACCTGAATAGATATTACCGAGTTTGGTTATTACCATTCCAGGTTCTATTTTATCCCTGCTAAAGCCCAGATCCTTTGAAACTCTTGTAGGGAATTTACCATTTGGCTGATGAAATACTGCATAATCATAATCTTCAGGACCTGTGCCCATTTTTTCCATAAGACCTTTGGATGCACCTATTACATGTTTAAAATATCCGGGTTCTCCTGTAAAACGACCTCCATGCTGTGGAAATTCACTACCTTCACGTCTCCAAAAATCAGGAGTGTCGGTTGTAAAAGAATATGTATCCTCTATCAATGCTATGGATTCTGATTCTTTATTACCCATTATAAAGGCGACACCACCGGCTGCTGCAGTGTATTCCAGAGCATCTCCTGGTGCACCTTGGGATACATCTGCACCGATTCCCATTCCCAGGTCTATCATTCCAGATGATGTTAGACCCATACAGCTCTGGACAGTTGCAGACCCTGCTTTACAGGCAAATTCAAAATCAGCCGCTGTCATTACCGGTGTTGCACTTATTGCTTCAGCAACTATAGTACTTGTTGGTTTTACAGCATATGGATGACTTTCAGAACCAGTATAAACCGCACCGATACGAACCGGGTCAATGTTTCCGTTTTTAATCGCAGCCCTTGCAGACTCTACTGCAATGGTCGCCGTATCTTCATCAAGGTCTGGTACAGATTTTTCAGATACCATCAATCCAGCTTTTAAGGTCTCTGCATCTTCACCCCAGACACGAGCTATATCTTCAACTTTTATCCTATATCTTGGTATATAGGAACCATATGAAACAATCCCTACACTCATTTTTTCACCTGTTTGATTATGTTAATAAATTTTATTCGATTATGTGATACTGGCTGTACTTTTTTAATGAATCTACCAACCCATCTATATCCATTGTAGTTGCAAGAAGCGGAATTCTGTCAATTTCAGCCATTTTTCTTGCAAGCGGATCAACTTCATTTTTCCGCAACCCATGAATTACAACTGCTCCTGGTTTTAGATTTGTCACCCTGATGGCTACCATCGGAGATTTTCCAGTGGATACTTTGGTAAAAACCATCGCACGTTCTGTGCTCCAGCCGTAAAGTTTCTGGAATTCATGGGATGAAAGCTCAAGAATGGCTTTTTTACTGTCAATCACCGTAAAACCATAGAGTGGTTTTTCCACTCCTTTATTAATAACATCCGCATCTATAGATTTACTCAGCTTTGCAAGTTGCATCGGGTAGGTATATTCATACGTTGCATAAACAGCTCTTGAGGATGTTTCGGTGTATAGCATACCTTCATAAGCATGAATTTTTTGTCCGCCCCGTTCAGCATCTATATTTAAAAGCGCTTCAACAATTTTGCTTACAATAAGGATTCCTGGTGATTTTCTTCGACCACTTTCATAATCACTGATTACAGAAGGTGAAACACCAAGATAGTTGGAAAGATCTGTTTGTGCGACTTCAAAATTCAATCGCCATTTTTTAAGCGCTTCTCCCGGCTTTTCGGACAATGTAATTTCACCAGCCATCTTTTCAGACAATCTCTGGCGAACATTTTCATGGGTTTCGTTTTTAGCCATTATTTACTCCAAAGAAACATTTGCAGGTATATATATTTAACGAAGTTGAATTCGTT is part of the Methanohalobium evestigatum Z-7303 genome and encodes:
- a CDS encoding hydroxymethylglutaryl-CoA synthase; protein product: MSVGIVSYGSYIPRYRIKVEDIARVWGEDAETLKAGLMVSEKSVPDLDEDTATIAVESARAAIKNGNIDPVRIGAVYTGSESHPYAVKPTSTIVAEAISATPVMTAADFEFACKAGSATVQSCMGLTSSGMIDLGMGIGADVSQGAPGDALEYTAAAGGVAFIMGNKESESIALIEDTYSFTTDTPDFWRREGSEFPQHGGRFTGEPGYFKHVIGASKGLMEKMGTGPEDYDYAVFHQPNGKFPTRVSKDLGFSRDKIEPGMVITKLGNIYSGSCMMGIAATLDQAKPGDRIFATAFGSGAGADAFSIKVTDKMEQFQKYSPKVWDQLKDPVYVDYAKYAKHKGKLKRS
- a CDS encoding helix-turn-helix domain-containing protein yields the protein MAKNETHENVRQRLSEKMAGEITLSEKPGEALKKWRLNFEVAQTDLSNYLGVSPSVISDYESGRRKSPGILIVSKIVEALLNIDAERGGQKIHAYEGMLYTETSSRAVYATYEYTYPMQLAKLSKSIDADVINKGVEKPLYGFTVIDSKKAILELSSHEFQKLYGWSTERAMVFTKVSTGKSPMVAIRVTNLKPGAVVIHGLRKNEVDPLARKMAEIDRIPLLATTMDIDGLVDSLKKYSQYHIIE
- the sppA gene encoding signal peptide peptidase SppA, with the translated sequence MNPGDNFQNFEGQNEEEPVEFFNYNSDTSNFSYKYQEQSQEKNIHEPDSKFNKEETIKRKGRKRQYLTIFFLLITIIAASFAAIVYTFDGDLYSTNDKVAVIHVQGTMITGSIPGGIGYSTSEDVASSIRKASDRSDVKAIVMRVNSPGGSPSAAEEISREIERAKDKGIPVVVSMGDVAASAAYYVSAPADVIMANPSTMTGSIGVIWTFQNRSEFYDEEGIEHEVIKSGELKDMGAPWRGLTEEERNYANKIVQEIYKNFVDHVAENRDLNRSFVNEISDGRIYTGMRAKELGLVDKFGNLYESINLAAELGDIRGEPDVIYLNKPSISRLLFSSKTDSGIANTSLTDFAEYYENNPYGKIEAK
- the cyaB gene encoding class IV adenylate cyclase; this encodes MIEVEVKARTDLETARKMLEDEGARFIETEHHFDSYYNAPHRDFASTDEALRIRSRDNKTFLTYKGKKMDSVSKTREEFETPVDSENMRNILLSLGFREYGIVEKEREVYKLDDFVIALDSVEQLGEFIEVELESEPGSDIEHNSSKIFEFLNKLGIEEKDSIRKSYLELVMEEKVK
- a CDS encoding PAS domain S-box protein codes for the protein MFIINNKDIKNKSQKRYDFFEEIAETSTSYITKVDKNGYIEYVNPAAKKVLGLAENHTLGGSHKD
- a CDS encoding Zn-ribbon domain-containing OB-fold protein; translated protein: MSVVRFWRNQVNRYNLEGTHCNSCDEYFYPPRSMCPTCRREGKLESHRFEGKGEVVTYTIIHSAAEGFENQSPYPLAIVKLDEGASLTSPIVADPEEMYIGMRVKPVFRKLGESGDKGMIYYGTKFAPDKND
- a CDS encoding sensor histidine kinase, producing the protein MDDETEKVAKDKKLKESEQKFRNYVENSPIGIFVVQKNGYIIDVNPAAQSITGYSRTELLSMPFFNLYPPDENDQVIYFFNKLLRTGKSFLELPFITKGGERRYWYLDAVKIADNQYIGYATDITERKNSEEHIKQQREQILEFEQTKKLELHHRIKNNLQVVSSLLDLQSSKFEDEEVNDAFRDTQNRVDSIALVHKNLYETKNLEYINTNDYIKELVEHLIYLYNGNDISLNIDIQDINFGFDTIIPLGMIINELISNTLKYAFKNDEKGDIIINLYKDYSGYTLIVGDTGKGLNEDIDITNSDSLGFQLINSLVEQIDGTFELDTTSGTKFIIKF
- the metG gene encoding methionine--tRNA ligase codes for the protein MTKFPTDKPVLVTCGLPYANGKAHIGHLRTYIPADIYVRALKKHGQDVTFVCGSDTHGTPIVFNAEEYNTTPEELIKTYHKHFDDIFKSMNVYFDAFGTTEDATNHNRTHAIVNKLIDNGYVYSKTIEIAYCPVCDRYLPDRYVKGKCPHCAEAARGDECDQGCGKHLEPGELESPVCTLCGDAAEYKEQEHYFFKLSQFQDFLQNYLENLEGTSNARNYAMGWVKKGLDDWCITRNLEWGVKFPGRDDLVVYVWVDAPIGYISFTEEWANANNESWEKIWKDDSRIVHFIGGDIIYHHCIFWPAMLKGAEYTQPWSVVASGMLKIENKTFSKSRGYVVWVEEDYLNHGFHPDLLRYYLATYTSHTKELNFSWPFFQEKINSELVGVFGNFFYRSLLFAYKNFGYIPEGEIESDVLDNIQSTIDGYTEAMENYEFKKAIDTALSLASYGNTYFQSNEPWRLIKEDKTECGRVIANCIQIAKALVVLFEPVVPEKMEDAWKQIGMSSDVHASRYSDATELVESNTPIPKPRILFKKIEDEKIEEMEKISSDRVKKAQEKEHEKGMREDKMESEENINFDDFSKMDIRVGKIVNAEKVEKSNKLLRLEVDIGENSPRQVVAGIAKTHNPEEIIGHQVVVLANMEPAKLCGVDSKGMVLAGEDNGAVLLKPEREVTLGTKIG
- a CDS encoding thiolase domain-containing protein yields the protein MRDVAIIGIKSTKFGELWDYSFRDIFVEAGVGAIKDAGISGDEIDGLYVGNMSGGQFVDQEHIGALIADYSGLARNLHIPSTRVEAACASGGLALRQGVMAVASGYQDFVVAAGVEKMTDVNSAAASSALAAASDREWEGIMGATFPGLYAMIARKHIHKYGTTSEQLADVAVKNHLNGSMNPISQYKKKITRESVLNSIMVADPLHIFDCSPITDGAAALVLAPAEVAHEYTDNPIYIKASAQASDTIALHDRRDITTLDATVAAGKRAYDMANLRPEDIDVAEVHDCFTIAEICAIEDLGFVKKGEGGKYTEDGYTAVNGQIPVNTSGGLKSCGHPVGATGVKQAVEIVHQLRGEAGKRQVENAEIGMTHNVGGSGATAVVHILSNKR